The Glycine soja cultivar W05 chromosome 6, ASM419377v2, whole genome shotgun sequence genome has a window encoding:
- the LOC114414137 gene encoding uncharacterized protein LOC114414137: MDNNNNNSGFVPNNDTDDDCTFLQTLLEMDPQHFYLPTEEFDSLSQQQQQKNDPFGVEKGNKVSFLQGNNNNDFPIGEGVVPDVVDVEEEEGPPRGAGKELIPEGQGDRFFIHGDDIFFFGEGGVGNNVDPPQENQTQPPNNQDVRSLCPWPPPPEPFSCSCCEVLRQINYTNGVRFDKLEIHGTVGVINHAICHVEDKTSNRPPRDTYQIIDFCNKNTEEIRNFLNVYCKERIEAGFIPIEDPSMSAFYDALCTGMDWTEVSNDVDDDLGPPNGTEQESESEPEAGNGRRASTSRPRRRDMAVQRQRVPRMTLSDLSGVFHLTISAAAVKLDVSNSTVKSICRRGKLKRWPQRKVQSLAKKVRVLVRALNSPDPGVKRRTQDEIRRLQKEIIENCGGITPTGIPMLQFDEEE; this comes from the exons AtggataataataacaacaactcCGGGTTTGTTCCGAATAATGATACTGATGATGACTGTACATTTCTCCAAACCTTGTTGGAAATGGACCCCCAACATTTCTATTTACCCACTGAAGAATTCGATTCACTGtcccaacaacagcaacaaaaaaatgatccttttggCGTTGAAAAGGGTAATAAAGTTTCCTTCCTGCAGGGAAATAATAATAACGATTTTCCCATTGGAGAAGGAGTAGTTCCTGATGTTGTTGATGTGGAGGAGGAAGAGGGTCCACCGAGGGGGGCGGGTAAGGAACTGATCCCCGAAGGCCAAGGTGATCGATTCTTCATACATGgcgatgatatttttttctttggagAAGGAGGAGTTGGTAATAACGTGGATCCCCCACAAGAGAATCAAACTCAGCCACCAAATAACCAAGATGTGAGGTCACTTTGTCCTTGGCCCCCACCACCAGAGCCATTCTCTTGCAGTTGCTGTGAAGTTCTTAGACAAATAAATTACACCAATG GTGTTAGGTTTGACAAGCTTGAGATTCATGGAACAGTCGGGGTGATTAACCACGCAATATGCCACGTTGAGGATAAGACATCGAATCGTCCTCCAAGGGACACTTATCAAATAATCGA TTTCTGCAATAAAAACACAGAAGAAATAAGGAATTTCCTAAATGTTTACTGTAAAGAGAGGATTGAAGCAGGGTTCATTCCCATAGAAGATCCGTCGATGTCTGCCTTTTATGATGCCCTCTGCACTGGAATGGATTGGACTGAAGTTTCCAATGACGTAGACGATGATTTGGGTCCAC CAAATGGCACGGAGCAAGAGTCGGAGTCTGAACCTGAGGCTGGGAATGGAAGAAGGGCTTCAACTTCTAGGCCTAGACGACGTGATATGGCAGTTCAg AGGCAGAGAGTACCAAGGATGACATTGAGTGATTTGAGCGGTGTCTTCCATTTGACTATTAGTGCTGCAGCGGTTAAACTGGACGTAAGTAACTCTACCGTGAAGAGTATATGCCGCAGAGGAAAATTGAAAAGATGGCcccaaagaaag GTGCAAAGCCTTGCCAAGAAGGTCAGAGTACTCGTTAGAGCATTGAATTCGCCTGATCCAGGGGTGAAGCGAAGAACTCAAGATGAAATTCGAAGACTTCAGAAAGAAATAATTGAGAATTGTGGTGGAATTACCCCAACCGGAATACCGATGCTCCAATTCGATGAAGAAGAATGA
- the LOC114415911 gene encoding uncharacterized protein LOC114415911 — protein sequence MPELFLHYFCSHLQEKACGDSTIPLLVATVSSMIGTDNLLRRCVTTEKAKSILWHCHNSPRGGHYSGDKTAVKRTGGISWRNEMPLQNIIEVEVFDCWGIDFVGPLPSSYGNEYILVAADYVSKWVEAVAAPPKNDAKIKVLGHYNVTHKVASPYHPQTNGQAEVSNRELKKILEKTMASSRKDWATKLDDALWAYRIAFKTLIRLSPFHMFYGKACHLPVEMEHKAYWALRFLNFDEVLFGEKRKLQLLELEEMRLNAYESSKLYKQKMKAYHDKKLLKKSFQPRQQVLLFNSRLKLFPSKLKSKWYQVFD from the exons ATGCCCGAACTCTTCCTGCATTACTTTTGTAGCCATCTACAGGAGAAGGCTTG TGGGGATTCCACTATTCCCCTTCTAGTGGCAACAGTGTCGTCGATG ATTGGAACAGACAACCTATTGAGGAGGTGTGTGACCACGGAAAAGGCTAAAAGTATATTGTGGCACTGTCATAATTCTCCCCGCGGAGGTCATTACAGTGGGGACAAGACAGCTGTGAAG CGGACTGGAGGTATATCATGGAGAAATGAGATGCCCCTTCAGAATATCATTGAAGTAGAAGTTTTTGACTGTTGGGGTATTGACTTCGTCGGTCCCCTTCCATCATCTTATGGAAATGAATACATACTGGTGGCTGCGGACTATGTCTCTAAATGGGTAGAGGCTGTAGCTGCTCCCCCCAAGAATGATGCCAAGATA AAAGTACTGGGGCATTATAATGTCACTCACAAGGtggcttccccttatcatcCCCAAACCAATGGTCAGGCTGAAGTATCCAACAGGGAATTAAAGAAGATTTTAGAGAAGACTATGGCATCCTCAAGGAAGGACTGGGCTACCAAATTGGATGATGCCTTGTGGGCTTATCGAATCGCTTTCAAGACTCTTATAAGACTGTCTCCTTTCCATATGTTCTATGGTAAGGCTTGTCATCTACCAGTAGAGATGGAGCATAAGGCCTATTGGGCACTGAGATTCCTGaattttgatgaagttttatttGGTGAGAAGCGAAAACTACAACTCCTAGAGCTGGAAGAAATGAGGCTCAATGCATATGAGTCTTCCAAGTTGTATAAACAGAAGATGAAGGCCTACCATGACAAGAAATTGCTGAAGAAGAGTTTTCAACCAAGACAACAAGTTCTGCTCTTCAATTCTAGACTTAAGCTGTTCCCGAGCAAACTCAAGTCCAAATG GTACCAAGTTTTTGACTGA
- the LOC114415912 gene encoding pentatricopeptide repeat-containing protein At2g06000-like: MPFTSSTRPPTTTTTPTHPSTMLPSPTSCSPTPSLSLQLTLRQPRQHVHQCSRPPWRCQRRHSLVPQSQYLHKGCCVYSCNAILGVLVRANYVNIAKAIYDQVLAEAILELDVYTYTTMICGLCKVGMVESARKVFEEIPCKPNMVTYNTLIHGFCKKGHMEGATRLFDRLVENKSCKPDVECFTTLIEGYSKRSDFRDALECLKEMMEGVP; the protein is encoded by the coding sequence ATGCCCTTCACTTCTTCAACTCGGCCTCCAACCACAACCACTACTCCTACACACCCTTCTACTATGCTGCCATCACCGACCTCTTGCTCTCCTACTCCTTCTCTGTCACTCCAACTGACTCTCCGACAACCTCGTCAGCATGTTCATCAATGCTCTCGGCCACCGTGGCGATGTCAGAGGCGCCATTCATTGGTTCCACAAAGCCAATACCTTCACAAAGGATGCTGTGTGTATTCCTGCAATGCCATATTGGGTGTCCTCGTGAGGGCCAACTATGTCAACATTGCCAAGGCCATCTATGATCAAGTTCTCGCAGAAGCTATATTGGAACTTGATGTTTACACTTATACTACCATGATTTGTGGGTTATGCAAAGTGGGCATGGTCGAAAGTGCACGCAAGGTGTTTGAGGAAATTCCCTGCAAACCTAACATGGTTACTTACAACACGTTGATCCATGGGTTTTGTAAGAAAGGTCATATGGAGGGTGCCACGAGGCTTTTTGACAGATTGGTTGAGAATAAGAGTTGCAAGCCGGATGTGGAGTGTTTTACCACTTTGATTGAAGGGTATTCGAAGAGAAGTGATTTCCGAGATGCGCTTGAGTGCTTGAAGGAGATGATGGAAGGTGTTCCCTGA